The Seleniivibrio woodruffii genome contains a region encoding:
- a CDS encoding cyclase family protein: protein MEILDLTHEITDGMPVYPGTEAPSLKQANTIEEHGFAEKLITMVSHTGTHMDAPAHIVAGRRTLSEIDINDLCGKGCLIDLRNVKGNITPEHLKPYETELRSAKIAVFWTGWDRFWGEEQYFADFPVMNEDAARFLISTGVKGIAVDVISMDSVDCFTLDIHKVLFNAELFVAENLKGLERLSGKDFDIGIFPLKIRQGDGSPIRAVAFLR from the coding sequence ATGGAAATACTTGACCTTACACATGAAATCACAGACGGAATGCCCGTTTATCCCGGAACGGAGGCACCCAGCCTGAAACAGGCAAACACAATAGAGGAGCATGGTTTCGCCGAAAAGCTCATCACCATGGTATCCCACACCGGAACCCATATGGATGCACCTGCGCATATCGTTGCGGGCAGAAGAACCCTTTCGGAAATCGATATAAACGACCTCTGCGGAAAAGGATGTCTTATCGACCTCAGAAATGTGAAGGGCAATATCACTCCCGAACACCTGAAACCCTATGAAACAGAGCTGAGATCAGCAAAAATTGCCGTTTTCTGGACCGGTTGGGACAGATTCTGGGGCGAAGAACAGTATTTCGCCGATTTTCCCGTTATGAATGAAGATGCCGCCCGTTTCCTTATCTCCACAGGCGTGAAGGGCATCGCCGTGGACGTTATTTCTATGGACAGTGTTGACTGCTTCACTCTGGACATCCACAAAGTCCTTTTTAATGCCGAACTTTTCGTTGCCGAAAACCTGAAAGGGCTGGAAAGGCTGTCGGGGAAAGATTTCGACATAGGTATCTTTCCGCTGAAAATCCGTCAGGGTGACGGTTCGCCGATCCGTGCCGTTGCATTTCTGCGCTGA
- the fumC gene encoding class II fumarate hydratase, giving the protein MQYRKEKDTMGEINVPIDVYWAAQTQRSLENFKIGWEKMPANLIDAFAVLKRSLAVVNNRLGKLDEQKCEAIAKACDEIRAGKLEGQFPLSVWQTGSGTQTNMNLNEVIANRATEILGGDFRTDRLIHPNDHVNMSQSSNDTFPTAMHIAAVIAVEDDLLPAIAVLRDTLQAKSDEFAGIVKIGRTHLQDATPLTLGQEFSGYVAMLDTNTRQITESLEHVRELAIGGTAVGTGLNAHPKLAVMAAEEISKFTGKRFKSASNKFQALTSHDALTGVSGAMKALAANLMKIANDIRWLASGPRCGIGELEIPENEPGSSIMPGKVNPTQSEAVTMVACQVFGNDAAIGFAASQGNFELNVFKPVIIYNFLQSAKLLSDAMLSFNEHCAVGIKANRDKIDFNLKNSLMLVTALNPYIGYDKAAKIAKTAHAEKSTLKETAVKLGYLTEEQFDEYVVPENMTGPK; this is encoded by the coding sequence ATGCAGTACAGGAAAGAAAAGGACACAATGGGCGAAATCAATGTGCCGATAGATGTTTACTGGGCGGCACAGACCCAGAGAAGCCTTGAGAATTTCAAAATAGGCTGGGAAAAAATGCCCGCCAACCTCATAGATGCGTTCGCAGTGCTGAAACGATCACTGGCTGTTGTCAACAACCGTCTGGGTAAGCTTGACGAACAGAAATGTGAAGCTATAGCAAAGGCTTGTGACGAAATAAGAGCCGGAAAACTGGAAGGCCAGTTTCCCCTTTCCGTCTGGCAGACGGGGAGCGGAACCCAGACCAATATGAATTTAAACGAAGTTATAGCCAACCGAGCCACTGAAATCCTCGGAGGCGACTTCCGCACGGACAGGCTCATCCACCCCAATGATCATGTGAACATGTCCCAAAGCTCAAACGACACCTTTCCGACAGCAATGCACATCGCCGCCGTTATTGCAGTTGAGGACGATCTGCTGCCGGCCATCGCTGTTCTGAGGGATACTCTTCAGGCAAAGTCCGACGAGTTTGCGGGGATAGTCAAGATAGGCAGGACACATCTTCAGGATGCAACACCGCTGACGCTGGGACAGGAGTTCTCAGGCTACGTCGCAATGCTGGATACGAATACACGCCAGATAACCGAATCTCTGGAGCACGTCCGTGAGCTTGCCATAGGCGGCACGGCAGTGGGAACTGGGCTTAACGCTCATCCCAAGCTGGCTGTAATGGCGGCGGAGGAGATTTCCAAGTTCACAGGAAAGAGGTTCAAGTCGGCCTCGAACAAGTTTCAGGCGCTTACCTCCCATGATGCCCTTACGGGTGTCAGCGGAGCTATGAAGGCGCTGGCCGCCAACCTTATGAAGATTGCAAACGACATCCGCTGGCTGGCCTCCGGCCCCAGATGCGGAATAGGGGAGCTTGAGATCCCCGAAAACGAACCCGGCAGCTCAATCATGCCCGGAAAGGTGAACCCTACCCAGTCCGAAGCAGTCACAATGGTTGCCTGCCAGGTGTTCGGCAATGATGCTGCCATCGGTTTTGCCGCCAGTCAGGGCAATTTCGAGTTGAACGTGTTCAAACCCGTCATAATATATAACTTCCTCCAGTCGGCAAAGCTGCTGTCGGATGCAATGCTTTCTTTCAACGAGCATTGTGCTGTGGGCATAAAGGCCAACAGGGACAAAATTGACTTCAACCTGAAAAATTCGCTGATGCTGGTGACGGCGCTTAATCCCTACATCGGATACGACAAGGCGGCCAAGATAGCCAAGACCGCCCACGCCGAAAAGTCCACTCTGAAAGAGACGGCTGTTAAGCTGGGGTATCTGACGGAGGAGCAGTTTGATGAATATGTTGTGCCGGAGAACATGACCGGACCTAAGTAA
- a CDS encoding fumarate hydratase, with the protein MELKNAMLELIRRASTDLSPDVEAALVQAYDREDDGTPAKNVFGTIIENVKLARDASTPVCQDTGSVIMYIDFPVGHSEKVYREAAEAAAMEATKLQYLRPNAVDPITGKNSGNNVGVNAPYLHFHQWDKDEVRVRLMLKGGGSENVGAQYKLPDTTLKAGRDLKGVKKVVIDAVNKAQGQGCAPGIIGVGIGGDRVTSYALSKEQFFRKLGEPSSNPDLAALEKELYEDLNKLGIGPMGFGGKTTCLGVNIAAQHRHPATFYVAISYTCWVYRRKQMIIKGSEVTYD; encoded by the coding sequence ATGGAACTCAAAAACGCAATGCTTGAGCTGATCCGCAGAGCATCCACCGACCTTTCCCCCGACGTGGAAGCGGCACTCGTACAGGCATACGACAGAGAGGACGACGGCACTCCCGCCAAGAACGTTTTCGGAACTATCATTGAAAACGTAAAACTGGCCAGAGATGCATCAACACCCGTCTGTCAGGACACGGGTTCGGTTATTATGTACATCGATTTTCCCGTGGGACACTCCGAAAAAGTCTACAGAGAAGCGGCAGAGGCCGCAGCTATGGAAGCGACAAAGCTTCAGTATCTGCGCCCCAACGCAGTTGACCCCATCACAGGCAAAAACTCCGGAAACAACGTCGGCGTGAACGCCCCCTACCTCCACTTCCATCAGTGGGACAAGGACGAGGTCAGAGTCCGTCTGATGCTGAAAGGCGGCGGTTCCGAGAATGTCGGCGCACAGTATAAACTGCCCGACACAACCCTTAAGGCCGGACGTGACCTTAAAGGTGTCAAAAAAGTTGTCATTGATGCCGTTAACAAGGCTCAGGGACAGGGATGCGCACCCGGGATCATCGGCGTCGGAATCGGCGGCGACAGAGTGACCTCCTATGCGCTTTCAAAAGAGCAGTTCTTCCGCAAACTGGGCGAACCCAGCTCAAACCCCGATCTTGCCGCTCTGGAAAAAGAGCTTTATGAAGACCTTAACAAACTCGGCATAGGCCCCATGGGCTTCGGCGGAAAAACAACCTGCCTCGGCGTAAACATCGCCGCACAGCACAGACACCCCGCAACCTTCTATGTTGCAATCTCCTACACCTGCTGGGTTTACAGAAGAAAACAAATGATCATCAAAGGAAGCGAGGTGACCTATGATTAA
- a CDS encoding FumA C-terminus/TtdB family hydratase beta subunit yields the protein MIKLTTPISEETARSLKVGDEVLLTGTIVTARDAAHKLMVEEKPDFPRPYMKDGVIYHCGPVVKKHEDGSYSFVAAGPTTSTREEPYQAAVCEEYSVRAVIGKGGMGPKTLEGLQKVGAVYLHAVGGAGTLIAKRCTKVETVFKLEEFGTPEAFWVIQVEDFPCVVTMDSHGNSLHKEIAAKSDEVAKELMGLK from the coding sequence ATGATTAAGCTCACAACACCCATTTCTGAAGAGACCGCAAGATCTCTGAAAGTGGGCGATGAGGTTCTTCTCACTGGAACCATAGTCACCGCCAGAGACGCAGCCCACAAGCTGATGGTTGAAGAAAAGCCGGATTTCCCCCGTCCCTATATGAAGGACGGAGTCATATATCACTGCGGCCCCGTTGTTAAAAAACACGAAGACGGTTCATACAGCTTCGTAGCCGCAGGCCCCACAACATCCACCCGTGAAGAGCCTTATCAGGCTGCGGTTTGCGAGGAGTATTCTGTCAGAGCCGTCATAGGCAAAGGCGGAATGGGTCCCAAAACGCTGGAGGGTCTCCAGAAGGTGGGCGCAGTGTACCTGCACGCCGTGGGCGGAGCCGGAACACTGATAGCCAAGAGATGCACAAAAGTGGAAACCGTTTTCAAACTTGAAGAATTCGGAACACCCGAGGCGTTCTGGGTAATTCAGGTCGAGGATTTCCCCTGTGTTGTCACAATGGACAGCCACGGAAACTCACTGCACAAAGAGATAGCGGCTAAATCTGATGAGGTCGCTAAGGAACTTATGGGTCTGAAATAA
- a CDS encoding TolC family outer membrane protein: MMFVRTALAVTLAVFTAAHVWAAEKKTTPLRDILNEISKTSPEIRESVNVFDSVNAELKMAKTGYNPTVSAYLSGGKEITDGVDTDGERKDLNSTSASLTLRQNVFNGNGTANYVRETQARAMSASYDVLNVANKIFLAASESYITVLQEKELLDIALENVTTQAQILEQIKEKTKSGFGKLSDLTNAQARLALSRANYISQQQNLKQAIVKFHRQAGRFVTPEEFVMPELTYSLPKSADDMVDIAFTTYPAINVADYNIVAKKYGKKRVNAQYYPSVDFELKATHNNNTGGDEGSTDIQSAMLSLNYNLYDGGKRNAEKQLRSAEMMKEYERSYVERRNLIEAVRLAWNIKEAEDAKIPFLKDYVELTGKTRDAFVEENRLGRRSLNEVLNMENEYNSSKATLARSKYNSIIAYFRLLQATGLLLAEYDDALAGKVGLPEKKPMNKLEKYGNLDFNKDKDEADDKKDQCQQSAAAQTAPFGCENTEGVEVGYTIPDYFAPYIKPQVSTPASAPQDSLESISSDSLGEPEKSSDAAARTAAKPVAVKPAAKTAVPAVLPPAKMIDPGRKEQTITLPGNSFKPNTFDLTDEATATLLRIARELRTLKTPYTLKIYAHTDDSLTPEQGKDMTKLMVFAVHNRFLELGIPKGAMLGYGKGGSEPLVPNDSETARARNKRVELKIITN, translated from the coding sequence ATGATGTTTGTTCGCACGGCTTTGGCGGTGACCCTTGCGGTTTTCACTGCGGCTCACGTCTGGGCGGCAGAAAAGAAGACAACACCGCTCAGGGACATTCTGAATGAAATTTCAAAAACAAGTCCCGAAATCAGAGAATCCGTTAACGTTTTCGACAGTGTCAACGCTGAACTTAAGATGGCAAAAACCGGCTACAATCCCACAGTTTCCGCCTACCTCTCCGGAGGCAAAGAGATAACCGACGGAGTGGACACCGACGGCGAGCGCAAAGACCTCAACTCCACCAGCGCGTCACTCACCCTGCGGCAGAACGTTTTCAACGGAAACGGAACGGCGAACTATGTCAGAGAGACTCAGGCCAGAGCAATGTCGGCATCATACGACGTCCTCAACGTTGCCAACAAGATTTTCCTCGCTGCGTCCGAATCATACATAACTGTTCTGCAGGAGAAGGAACTTCTGGACATAGCCCTTGAAAACGTAACCACTCAGGCGCAGATTCTGGAACAGATAAAAGAGAAGACAAAATCAGGATTCGGAAAACTCTCCGACCTTACAAACGCTCAGGCAAGACTCGCTCTTTCCAGAGCCAACTATATATCCCAGCAGCAGAACCTTAAACAGGCCATAGTCAAATTCCATCGTCAGGCCGGACGCTTCGTAACTCCGGAAGAGTTCGTTATGCCGGAACTGACCTACTCTCTGCCGAAATCAGCAGACGATATGGTGGATATAGCCTTCACAACCTACCCCGCAATCAACGTTGCCGACTATAACATTGTCGCCAAAAAGTACGGCAAAAAGCGTGTGAACGCACAGTACTACCCATCGGTGGACTTTGAGCTGAAAGCCACCCACAACAACAACACAGGCGGAGACGAAGGCTCAACCGACATTCAGTCGGCCATGCTCTCCCTTAACTATAATCTTTACGACGGCGGCAAGCGAAATGCTGAAAAACAGCTGCGCAGTGCCGAAATGATGAAGGAATATGAAAGAAGCTACGTCGAACGCAGAAACCTTATCGAAGCTGTCAGGCTGGCATGGAACATCAAAGAGGCGGAGGATGCAAAAATCCCCTTCCTTAAAGATTATGTCGAGCTGACAGGCAAAACAAGGGACGCTTTCGTTGAGGAGAACAGGCTCGGCCGCAGAAGCCTCAACGAGGTTCTGAACATGGAGAACGAATACAACTCATCAAAGGCAACCCTTGCCAGATCAAAATATAACTCAATAATCGCTTATTTCAGACTGCTTCAGGCAACGGGTCTTCTTCTGGCTGAGTATGACGATGCACTGGCCGGAAAGGTCGGACTGCCCGAAAAGAAACCCATGAACAAGCTCGAAAAATACGGGAATCTGGATTTCAACAAGGACAAGGACGAAGCTGACGATAAAAAAGACCAGTGCCAGCAGTCTGCAGCCGCCCAAACAGCACCCTTCGGCTGTGAGAACACGGAAGGAGTTGAGGTTGGCTACACCATCCCCGACTATTTCGCACCCTACATAAAGCCTCAGGTGAGCACTCCCGCATCCGCACCTCAGGATTCGCTGGAAAGCATCAGTTCCGACAGCCTGGGCGAGCCGGAAAAATCATCCGATGCAGCGGCAAGAACGGCGGCAAAACCCGTGGCTGTTAAACCCGCCGCAAAAACTGCAGTACCTGCGGTTCTGCCCCCTGCGAAAATGATAGATCCGGGCAGAAAAGAACAGACGATAACCCTGCCGGGAAACTCATTTAAACCCAATACATTCGATCTCACAGACGAGGCCACGGCCACCCTTCTGCGCATCGCAAGGGAGCTTAGAACACTTAAAACACCCTACACCCTGAAAATATATGCCCATACTGACGACTCTCTGACTCCCGAACAGGGCAAAGATATGACAAAATTGATGGTTTTTGCAGTTCACAACAGATTTCTTGAGCTTGGAATACCGAAAGGTGCTATGCTCGGATACGGTAAAGGCGGTTCAGAACCCCTCGTGCCCAACGACTCCGAAACAGCAAGAGCCAGAAACAAAAGGGTTGAGCTGAAAATAATAACAAACTGA
- a CDS encoding transglutaminase-like cysteine peptidase, producing the protein MRFKTLTAVILMSVFAVSGILSAASKFYVPDAVFDQYRKKYGEQAETRLSALLELMDGLTDASDDKKAIEVNKFFNQVQYQTDIKTWGQSDYWASRLEFLGVGMGDCEDYAVSKFLTLIQLGVPQEKLFLTYVKRGDRIPHGCNLLQRAEHRALCSGQLRKGHIARNKTNRPCSGLQLHGKRPLPSETAGSWKKG; encoded by the coding sequence ATGCGTTTTAAAACTTTGACAGCCGTCATTCTGATGAGTGTGTTTGCGGTGTCAGGCATTCTGTCTGCTGCGTCAAAGTTTTACGTCCCCGATGCCGTTTTCGACCAGTACCGTAAGAAATACGGAGAACAGGCGGAAACAAGACTTAGTGCCCTGCTTGAGCTTATGGACGGGCTGACCGACGCTTCTGACGACAAAAAAGCGATAGAGGTCAACAAGTTCTTCAATCAGGTCCAGTATCAGACGGACATTAAGACGTGGGGGCAGAGCGACTACTGGGCGAGCAGGCTGGAGTTTCTGGGTGTGGGCATGGGTGACTGCGAGGACTACGCCGTTTCGAAGTTCCTAACCCTTATCCAGCTGGGAGTCCCTCAGGAAAAGCTTTTCCTGACATACGTTAAGCGGGGGGACAGAATCCCACATGGTTGTAACCTATTACAAAGAGCCGAACACCGTGCCCTTTGTTCTGGACAACTTCGAAAAGGCCATATTGCCCGCAACAAAACGAACCGACCTTGCTCCGGTCTACAGCTTCACGGCAAACGACCTCTTCCTTCAGAAACAGCAGGGTCTTGGAAAAAGGGTTGA
- a CDS encoding bifunctional diguanylate cyclase/phosphodiesterase — translation MTLFRQIQILITTILIVMLAAVLKINFDNTTEFIRNQMYSNAKNTANSVSLSLSPFTNDTAIMVTMINAMYDGGYYEEIRLTGNDGKDIYRVHQEPKIEGVPAFFVKLVKLETPAADAQISNGWNIAGKLTVKGHPGLSYIQLWDSFKYLCLSFIVIGGIAVAFSHVILKFLLSALVNIRKQAEAIGNNDFMINEKVPRTPELKQVVLAMNQMTGKVQSIYDREIDTLKKYQELLYRDQLTGLYNRKYFVNKLTEYIESESKNSDGEIALISFEGIDRAIAEVGHPNMRPFYDAVAKYMNDNFSSDGCLPSCFNRQELAAIMPALNQEDSAFKINGFIKWAKELIAANDRLADIITVKAGLTSYRYDETTAKVLSKADYALTVAKSMETGDVSRFNDSSNQMVLGKLEWKNMIETALAENRFILTSQAVTSPTGELHQEIFVNLKDENGNIQRAGFFMPMVVNLNLANNLDRYVLEKSVEYLTAKPDSTLAINITDVFLNDRASFSWFRQLLLGSKHLKERITFEISDNAINNNADICLDFAGLIKGLGFTFGVDRFAMSPKSLENLQKLKPNYIKIDYDYLIGSGEDADTAIHSLQTITESLGIKLIATKVENSELKTALENKNIKYFQGRGIADITPLNK, via the coding sequence ATGACGCTTTTCAGACAGATTCAGATACTCATAACAACCATACTGATAGTGATGCTTGCGGCTGTGCTGAAGATAAATTTCGACAACACCACCGAGTTCATACGCAACCAGATGTATTCCAACGCAAAGAACACTGCAAACTCAGTTTCGCTGTCCCTCAGCCCCTTCACAAACGACACCGCCATAATGGTAACCATGATAAACGCCATGTATGACGGCGGTTACTACGAGGAGATACGCCTCACGGGGAACGACGGCAAAGACATATACAGGGTGCATCAGGAGCCGAAGATAGAGGGCGTGCCCGCTTTTTTCGTTAAACTGGTGAAACTGGAAACACCCGCCGCAGATGCTCAGATATCTAACGGATGGAATATAGCGGGGAAGCTCACCGTCAAGGGACACCCCGGACTCTCATATATTCAGCTCTGGGACAGCTTTAAATACCTCTGCCTCTCCTTCATCGTGATAGGCGGCATAGCTGTGGCGTTCAGCCATGTGATCCTCAAGTTCCTCCTCTCAGCCCTTGTGAACATCCGCAAACAGGCGGAGGCCATTGGCAACAACGACTTCATGATAAACGAGAAAGTCCCCCGCACACCTGAACTTAAACAGGTGGTTCTGGCAATGAACCAGATGACGGGGAAAGTTCAGTCAATTTACGACAGAGAGATAGACACCCTGAAAAAATATCAGGAACTGCTCTACAGAGACCAGCTGACGGGGCTTTATAATCGCAAATACTTCGTAAACAAGCTTACAGAATACATAGAATCCGAGTCAAAAAACTCCGACGGCGAAATAGCCCTCATCTCATTCGAAGGCATCGACAGAGCCATAGCCGAAGTTGGACACCCCAATATGCGCCCCTTCTATGATGCTGTTGCGAAATACATGAACGACAATTTTTCATCGGACGGCTGTCTGCCCTCATGCTTCAACAGGCAGGAACTGGCCGCCATAATGCCCGCCCTCAATCAGGAGGATTCGGCATTCAAGATTAACGGCTTCATAAAATGGGCTAAGGAACTGATAGCCGCAAACGACAGACTGGCGGACATCATAACCGTTAAAGCCGGACTCACTTCATACAGATACGACGAGACCACAGCAAAGGTGCTCTCCAAAGCCGACTACGCACTCACTGTGGCCAAGAGCATGGAAACAGGGGATGTCAGCCGTTTCAACGACAGCTCCAACCAGATGGTTCTGGGCAAACTGGAGTGGAAAAACATGATAGAGACAGCTCTGGCAGAAAACAGATTCATCCTGACCTCTCAGGCGGTAACATCACCCACGGGCGAATTGCATCAGGAGATATTCGTAAACTTGAAAGACGAGAACGGCAACATCCAGCGTGCGGGCTTCTTCATGCCCATGGTGGTTAACCTGAACCTCGCAAACAATCTGGACAGATACGTTCTGGAAAAATCAGTGGAATACCTCACCGCAAAGCCTGACAGCACACTGGCAATCAACATCACCGACGTGTTCCTCAACGACAGGGCTTCATTCTCGTGGTTCCGTCAGCTTCTGCTCGGCAGCAAACACCTGAAAGAGCGCATAACATTTGAAATATCCGACAACGCAATAAACAACAATGCCGACATCTGCCTAGACTTCGCAGGGCTGATAAAGGGTCTGGGATTCACCTTCGGGGTGGACAGATTCGCAATGAGCCCCAAGTCTCTGGAAAATCTCCAGAAACTGAAGCCGAACTACATAAAGATAGACTATGACTATCTGATAGGTTCCGGCGAGGACGCAGACACAGCAATCCATTCGCTCCAGACAATTACAGAGAGCCTCGGAATAAAGCTCATCGCCACCAAAGTTGAGAACAGCGAGCTTAAAACTGCTCTGGAAAACAAAAATATCAAATATTTTCAGGGACGTGGTATCGCCGATATCACCCCTCTGAATAAGTGA
- a CDS encoding type I secretion system permease/ATPase produces the protein MDTLWVLAIGMCIIYIFDITIKYLRTYFLEIAAKKSDVILSSMIFEQALNIRMKEKPKSVGSFASNIKEFDSIRSFYASSAITAFIELPFVLIFIVVIYYIGGIIVLIPLLIMAIIIGYGLYIRKPLQKSIETTYESSAKRSGLLIEALSNLEAVKTFNASSYIQWSWEESTGDISNKSIKSRMLSNSLTSVSAFLAQIGNIFVVVAGVYFIKEGMMTMGALIATVMLASRTIAPMSQVASLLSNYQQMKTSLQALDALMQKDVERPEKKGFLRRPTFNGAIEFHDVTFCYPDEPQPAVKNVSFTIKPGERIGIIGAVGSGKSTLSKLILGLYDPDAGSIFVDGIAVKQIDPADLRHNINYVPQDVTLFSGTIRDNIIFKAPHSDDDAILKAAQTGNVISFSDRHSLGLDFHVGEKGANLSGGQRQAVAVARAMLTDSPIVVMDEPTNAMDFASENKVIENLRSATQGKTTIIITHKPSILSIVDRLIVMDNGCVVLDGPKDEVMQKLGGK, from the coding sequence GTGGACACCCTCTGGGTTCTGGCCATAGGCATGTGCATCATCTATATTTTCGACATCACCATAAAATATCTGCGGACATATTTCCTTGAGATAGCCGCCAAAAAGAGTGATGTTATCCTCTCGTCCATGATTTTCGAGCAGGCGCTTAATATCAGAATGAAAGAAAAGCCCAAATCCGTGGGTTCTTTCGCCAGCAACATCAAAGAGTTCGACAGTATCCGCTCATTCTACGCTTCAAGTGCGATAACGGCGTTCATAGAACTGCCCTTCGTACTCATATTCATAGTGGTGATCTACTACATCGGCGGCATAATAGTTCTTATCCCTCTGCTGATAATGGCAATAATCATCGGCTACGGTCTTTATATCCGCAAGCCTCTGCAAAAGAGCATCGAAACTACTTACGAATCCTCCGCCAAGCGGAGCGGCCTTTTAATAGAGGCTCTGTCTAACCTTGAAGCGGTAAAAACTTTCAACGCCAGCAGCTATATACAGTGGAGCTGGGAAGAGAGCACAGGAGACATATCCAACAAGAGCATAAAGTCACGCATGCTTTCAAACTCGCTCACATCCGTATCCGCATTTCTGGCGCAGATAGGCAACATTTTTGTGGTTGTGGCGGGCGTTTACTTCATTAAAGAGGGCATGATGACAATGGGTGCGCTGATAGCCACAGTGATGCTGGCTTCCAGAACCATAGCTCCCATGTCGCAGGTGGCCTCTCTGCTGTCCAACTATCAGCAGATGAAAACCTCGCTTCAGGCTCTGGACGCTCTGATGCAGAAGGACGTTGAACGCCCCGAAAAGAAAGGGTTTCTCCGCAGACCCACCTTCAACGGAGCAATAGAGTTCCACGATGTGACCTTCTGCTATCCTGACGAACCACAGCCCGCAGTAAAGAACGTCAGCTTCACCATAAAGCCCGGTGAACGCATAGGCATCATAGGAGCTGTCGGTTCAGGCAAATCAACCCTCAGCAAGCTTATTCTGGGGCTTTATGATCCCGATGCGGGGAGCATCTTCGTTGACGGAATAGCCGTCAAGCAGATAGACCCTGCCGACCTCAGACACAACATCAACTACGTTCCGCAGGATGTAACCCTCTTTTCGGGAACCATACGGGACAACATAATATTCAAAGCGCCCCACAGCGACGACGACGCAATCCTGAAAGCGGCGCAGACGGGCAACGTTATCTCCTTCAGCGACAGACACTCGCTGGGTCTGGACTTCCATGTGGGTGAAAAGGGAGCGAACCTTTCCGGCGGACAGAGACAGGCCGTTGCCGTTGCCAGAGCAATGCTCACCGACAGCCCCATAGTCGTCATGGACGAACCGACAAACGCAATGGATTTTGCATCGGAGAACAAGGTCATTGAAAACCTGAGATCTGCAACTCAGGGCAAGACCACAATAATAATAACCCACAAGCCCTCTATCCTGTCCATTGTTGACAGACTGATAGTCATGGACAACGGATGTGTTGTTCTGGACGGGCCTAAAGATGAAGTTATGCAGAAACTGGGGGGCAAATAA